One window of the Lytechinus pictus isolate F3 Inbred chromosome 5, Lp3.0, whole genome shotgun sequence genome contains the following:
- the LOC129262615 gene encoding protein dead ringer homolog — MAKQVLDLYELYNLVVAKGGLVEVINKKQWREITKGLNLPASITSAAFTLRTQYMKYLYPYECEKKSLSSPSELQSAIDGNRREGRRPSYHSPHIHPRGPSLAYHHGLDLHTPSGSPPPTMIPHPSRIPTLPTRLSPSTSPIEDDHPVPLSLPRQGSLSHAAMLAELAERGSIPPPSKRSLLAEEHHHQRLLQLQQQHLLMPSAHLKVSSARAHPDSGMPLFEMRGDNSLVMSIELNGVLYQGVLYPRGAPGHPLLGVPVPRSSASPK, encoded by the exons ATGGCAAAGCAAGTTTTGGATCTGTATGAACTCTACAATCTAGTGGTCGCAAAGGGAGGTTTGGTTGAAGTCATTAACAAGAAACAATGGAGAGAAATCACCAAGGGTCTGAATCTACCCGCATCTATTACCAGTGCAGCGTTCACACTCAGAACACA GTATATGAAGTATCTGTACCCATATGAGTGTGAGAAGAAGAGTTTGAGTTCACCATCTGAGCTTCAATCAGCCATCGATGGGAACAGACGGGAGGGGCGTCGACCATCCTACCATAGCCCTCACATACACCCCCGTGGCCCCTCCCTAGCATACCATCATGGGTTAGATCTACACACCCCTTCTGGTTCCCCTCCACCCACAATGATACCACACCCATCACGTATACCTACTCTACCAACGAGATTATCACCATCTACATCACCAA TTGAGGATGATCACCCAGTACCCCTAAGCCTCCCACGACAAGGCTCTCTCAGTCACGCTGCGATGCTCGCTGAGCTAGCAGAAAGGGGATCGATACCACCACCTTCTAAACGATCTTTGCTGGCGGAGGAGCATCATCATCAACGGCTATTACAGCTTCAGCAGCAACATCTTCTTATGCCTTCAGCTCATCTTAAAGTGAGCAGTGCAAGAG CACATCCAGACTCTGGCATGCCTCTGTTTGAGATGAGAGGAGACAATTCATTGGTGATGAGTATTGAGCTTAATGGTGTCTTATACCAAGGAGTGCTTTACCCAAGGGGTGCACCGGGCCACCCCTTGCTTGGTGTACCAGTACCCCGCTCCAGTGCGTCTCCTAAGTAA
- the LOC129261966 gene encoding protein dead ringer homolog, which yields MYHTKSHFFFHQHEEMESLLAATTKHMSPRHLAMFEMSRREMLEKYIHQNGQDENEYQGKVRRMSVDTTSDQEEERGKDERTGTAEDEEMERRRVMEEQRRIIEEQRRIVEEQRRRMVEEQRRQLMEEEDEERRLILEEQRRRMMREEQDEEVGEEEEEEEVREGEDDGPSEDEMRADDPIGRRDTSHAHIDLNMMRANTHLKEMIDKNRRYVSTRLEDTNTHSPPLTNGSIHSNEHDPYLSHRAAHGGSPDLPHSYMKASHPLIKKEDGLSKMEMDVGLKDEMKMTSSLEDRDGEKPQTEWSFEEQFKQLYELSSDSKRKEFLDDLFSYMQKRGKSPFAIGKQSSFKKPLIRLFIIYNYL from the exons ATGTATCACACCAAatcacatttcttttttcaccAACACGAGGAAATGGAATCGCTTCTTGCGGCAACCACCAAACATATG TCTCCCAGGCATCTTGCGATGTTTGAGATGTCACGAAGAGAGATGcttgaaaaatatattcatcaaAATGGACAAGACGAGAATGAATACCAGGGGAAAGTAAGAAGGATGAGTGTAGATACCACCAGTGATcaggaagaagaaagagggaAGGATGAGAGGACTGGTACTGCAGAGGAcgaagagatggagagaaggaGAGTGATGGAAGAACAGAGGAGAATCATTGAGGAACAGAGGAGGATAGTGGAAGAACAACGAAGGAGGATGGTTGAAGAACAAAGAAGACAGCTGATGGAGGAAGAAGATGAGGAAAGAAGATTGATCCTTGAAGAACAGAGGAGACGGATGATGAGGGAAGAGCAAGATGAAGAGGTtggtgaggaggaggaggaggaggaggtaagGGAGGGCGAAGATGACGGACCATCAGAGGATGAGATGAGGGCTGATGATCCGATTGGTAGACGTGATACCAGCCACGCCCATATCGATCTGAATATGATGCGAGCCAACACTCATCTCAAGGAGATGATTGATAAGAACCGTCGATATGTTTCTACCCGCCTGGAGGACACCAACACCCATTCTCCACCCCTCACCAATGGTAGTATCCATAGCAACGAACATGATCCGTACCTGTCTCATCGAGCTGCTCATGGTGGAAGTCCCGATCTACCACACTCCTACATGAAAGCATCTCACCCTCTTATAAAGAAAGAAGATGGTCTGAGTAAAATGGAGATGGATGTtggattgaaagacgagatgaAGATGACGTCTAGTCTTGAGGATAGAGATGGAGAGAAACCTCAGACGGAATGGTCTTTTGAAGAGCAGTTCAAACAG CTTTATGAACTCTCGAGTGATTCCAAGAGAAAAGAATTCTTAGATGATCTCTTCAGTTACATGCAGAAAAGAGGTAAGTCTCCTTTTGCTATTGGTAAACaatcttcatttaaaaaaccCTTGATACGattatttataatatataattatttataa